In Actinomadura luteofluorescens, the sequence CGCCGGAACGGGCTTCTGCGGTGCTCTGAGCACGTACTCCACGTTCGGCTACGAGACCCTGCGCCTCGCCGAGGACGGGACCCGCTTCTACGCCGTGGCCAACGCGGCGGCGAGCATCGTCGCGGGGCTCGGCGCGGCCTACTGCGGGATGGCGATCGCCCAGGCCGTCACCGGCTGAGAAACCTGGCGCGGCCCATGCTCGCAGCTCGGGGCACTTGGCTCCGAGCTCGCGAGTGGGCCGCGAGGAGACTCTGCCCAAGAGGGCTTCTGGGTAAACCGGCGGTGTTTGGACTGTCACCGTCTGGGCACGGCCTCCTTCCGCCCCGGGCAGGCCGCCCGGGCGAAGGCGTTCCCCACCGGCCCGCCGCGCCGGCGGGAGGCCGTCACGGCCACGACGGCTCCTCGGAGGGGCAAACGACCAGCTCGCGCACCTCGCAGCCGGACGGCTGGGCCAGGGCGAACGCGATGGTGGCGGCCACGTCCTCGGGACGGCTCAGCCTGGTCTCCGGGCCGGGCTTGTACTTGTCGGCGCGGTCGTCGAAGAACGCGGTGTCCATCCCGCCGGGCACGACCAGGGTGACCGCGACCTTCCCGGCCGTCTCCGCGGCGAGCGCCCGCGTGAAGCCGACGACGCCGGACGTGGACGCGCAGTAGGCGGTCGCGTCGCCCTTGGCGCGCAACCCCAGGGTGGAGGCGACGGTGACGATCCGCCCGTGCGGCTCGTTCTCCAGGTAGGGCAGCGCGGCGCGCGCGACGGCGGCGGTGCCGAGCAGGTTCACCTGGACGACCCGCTCCCAGTCCTCGGCGGGGACCTCGCACAGCGCCCCCCGGGCGTCGATCCCGGCGGCGGTGACCACGGCGTTGAGCCCGCCCGCGGCGCGCGCCAGGCAGTGCACGGCGCGCTCGGCGCACCGGCGGTCGGCGAGGTCGGCCTGCATGTGCTCGAAGTCCTCCTTCGGAGGGTGCCGGTCGAGGATGAGAGGCCGCCCGCCGTCGTCGGCGACCTTGCGCGCGACGGCCGCGCCGAGTCCGGAAGCGCCGCCGGTGATGAGGACGTTCATGACGCGTCTCCTTTCGTGGTCGACAGCAGGCGCGGGGTGCAGCGCCTCGGCTCTCATCGGGGGCCCGCCTCGTCCGAGGCCACGATCTCCACCGCGGCGGCGACCTCGTCGGGGCCGACCGACGACAGGCAGGGGTGGCCGTCCACCGGGCATTCGCGGGCGCGGCTGTCCTTGCACGGCGCCTGCTGGTCGCCGAGCAGCGCGAGCGGGACCCCGAAGGGCGCCCACCGGGCGGCCGGGACGGTCGGGGCGAACAGCGACACGACCGGCGTCCCGACGGCCGCCGCGAGATGCGCGGGGCCGGTGTTGGCGGCGACGACGGCGCAGGCGCTCCGCAGCACCGACGCCAGCTCGGGCAGGCTGGTGCGCCCGCCGAGGTCCAGGCCGTCCTCCCCGGCGACCCGGGCCGTCAGCTCCTTCTCGTCCGCGTGCCCGGTGACGACCACCCGGCGCCCCGCCGCGGCGAGCAGCCGCACCGCCTCGGCGCAGTGCCCGGGCGGCCAGGCGCGCGCGGGGACGGACGTCCCCGGATGCACCACCATGTAGCCGGGGCCGCCGGTGAGGTGGTCGATGTCGGGCAGCGGGCCGCGGACGGCCAGGCGGGTGTCGGCGGGAGCCGCGAACCCGGCGTCCTCCACCAGGGCGAGCATGCGCAGCGGCTCGGGCAGGCCGGGATCGGGCCGGTGCCGCAGGTCCAGCAGCGACCCCGGGTCGTCCTCGCTGATGCCGCCGATCCAGGGCGTCCCGGCGAGGCGCAGCAGCAGCGCGAGCGGGAGCGGCGACTGGTGCGGCGAGGTCAGGATCAGCGCCCGGTCGAACCCCCGCAGCTCCCGGACGAGGCGGTCGACGTCGGCCTGCTCGACGGGCACGTGGTCCGGGTCGACCCAGGGGGCGCGCCACTCGACGACCCGGTCGACGCCGGGCAGCATGTCGGCCGCGGCGCGCCCGCGCGGCCCGCACAGCAGCACGACCTCGCCGGCGCGCTCGGCGACCGCCCGCACGGCGGGCCCGGCGAGCAGGACGTCGCCCATGTCGTCCTGTCGTGCCACGAGCACCCGCATGAGCCCCCCGTTCCGGTGCTTGTTCGGCGAGGCGGGGGAGTGCCTTCGTCCCGGGCGCCCGGCTCCGGACGGCCGGGACGAAAGAAATCCCCTATACGTAATTCCGGACATAGCCGGGAGCCGCGCCGTTAAACGCCGGTGCCAGAAGAGCCGCAGGTAAGACGAGTGACGGGTGATGCGGCATCCGCTCGCCCCGGGGGGAAGACGGGCCCACCGTCCTGTTCGTGCGGTTCATCGGCGAGCAGGGGTCCGGTCACGGGTCAGGGAGAGAGCGCACAGGGCGCCGAACAGCACCGTGCTGGCGAGCGCCCACCCGGTGCCGTACTCGGCGTGCCGGGTCGACCCGCCGGACTCGGCCAGCGTGAGGAACAGCGTGCCGACGGTGGCGATGCCGATCACCTGGGCGAGCTGCATCAGCGTGAGCAGCAGCCCGCTGGCGTCGGCCGCGTCGCCCGGCGGGACGTGCCGCAGTGCGGTCGTCATGACGATCGGCATCACCCCGAGCCCGAACCCGATGACCACGGTGAGCGCCTCGTAGGCGAGGCCGCCTCCGGCGAGGGGGCCGACGAAGAGGTAGCCCGCCCCCGCCACGGCGAACCCGGCCGGGACGGCGCGCCGGTGCCAGCGGGCCGGCAGCCGCTGCCAGTTCAGCCCGACCAGCCCGAACGCGGTGACGCACGGCACGAACGCCAGCCCCGACTCCAGCGGGGACATCCGCAGGTCCCCCTGCAGGTGCAGGGTCGTGGTGAACAGGAACGTCCCCCAGCTCGCCGGCGCGATCACGATCGCCACGCAGGCCGGGGCCAGCAGGGGGGCGCGCAGCACCCGCGCCGAGATCAGCGGCCGTCCGGCGGCCGCCGCCGCGCGCCGCTCCACGGCGGCGAACGCGGCGGCGAACGCGGCGCTGGCGGCCAGCGCGGCCCAGCCCCACAGCGGCCAGCCCAGCTCGTGCCCCATGATCAGCGGGACGACGAGCAGCAGCACCGCGGGGGCCAGCGTGAGCAGCCCCGGCAGGTCCAGCTCGGTCCGCAGCGGCCGCGTCCGCAGCGCGGCCTCGTCGCGGGGCAGCACGCGCGGCCCGGCGAGCAGCAGCGCCGCGCCGATCGGCACGTTGACGAGGAAGACCGTCCGCCAGCCGGCGCCGAACAGGTCCGTGCCGACCAGCAGGCCCCCGGCCGCCTGCCCCACGACGGTGCCGCCCGCGATGACGGCCGAGTAGAAGCCGAGCGCCCGCGCCCTGGCCGCTCCGGCGAAGTCCCGCTGGATCATCGACATCACCTGCGGCGTCAGCATCGCCGCGCCCGCCCCCTGCAGGAAGCGGAACAGCACCAGCGTCCCGGTGGAGGGCGCCAGCCCGCACGCCAGGGACGCCGCGGTGAACGACGCGAGGCCGAGGTGGTACAGGCGGCGGTGGCCCGCGACGCCGCCGAGGCGCGCCCCCGTGATCAGCAGCACCGCGTAGGAGATGACGTAGCCCGCCACGATGAGCTGGAGCCCCGCGCCCGAGGCGTGCAGGTCCGCGCGCATCGTCGGGAGGGCCACGTTGACGATGTTCACGTCGAGGATGGCCATGAACTGGCCGAGCAGGATGACCGCGAGCGCGGGCCCGCCGGATCCGTTCCGCGACCCCCGTTCGGGAATGGTCCCGCGCAGATCGGTTGTCTGAGTCATGAGGAAGATCGTGAGGGCGGCCCAGTACCGGTAACGAGAGCCTGTCGATACTGGTACTGACAGCACCTGGAAGACGGCGCCGGGCTGGGCCAGTCTGGGGGAGTGACGATGACGAGTGCGCCCGCGGCGCCGCGCCGCCGCACGGAGCTGGCGGCGTTCCTGCGCAGCCGGCGCGAGCGGATCGGCCCCGAGGACGTGGGGATGCCGCCCGGCCTGCGGCGCCGGACGCCGGGCCTGCGCCGCGAGGAGGTCGCCCAGCTCGCCGGGGTCGGCGTCACCTGGTACACGTGGCTGGAGCAGGGCCGCCCGATCAACGCCAGCACCCAGGTGCTGGACGCGGTGGCGCGCACCCTGCGGCTGGACGGCGCCGAGCGCGAGCACCTGTACCGGCTGGCCGACGTCCCCGACGCGGCGGTCGAGGAGGAGGCCGAAAGCCTGCCCGAGGACGTCCAGGGCATCCTGGACGCGCTCGTGCCGCTGCCCGCCGCCGTGGTCACCGCCCGCTCCGACATCCTCGCCTGGAACGCCGCCTACGCGGCGATCTTCCCGCACCTCGTGAACGCCCGGCCGTGCGAGCGCAACACGCTGTGGAAGATGTTCACGCTGCCGCCGTGCTGCAACCCGGTCGTGAACCTGGAGGAGACGGCGCCCGACCACGTCGCCGTCTTCCGGCACCGGTACAGCAGGCATCTGGACGAACCGGGCTGGAAGGACCTCGTCCGGCGCCTGCAGGCGGCCAGTCCTCTCTTCGCCCAGCTGTGGGCGTCCCACGACGTGGCACTGCCGGGGCCGAGCGCCAAGGTCTTCCGGCACGCCGCCGTCGGCGAGATCCGCACCCGCACCACGAGCATGGACATCACCGCGTCCCCGAACGCGCGGCTCGTCGCCTACACGCCGGCCGACGAGGAGAGCCGGGACCGGATCGGCCGGCTGCTCGCCGACCCCGGGGCCGCGGCCACCGACCACCGGCACTGAGCGGCGCCCGTCATGAGCGGCACGGGGTTCAGTGCCGGGCGCGCCGCGCGATCACCACGAGGTCGACGGCGGCGATGACGGCGACCGCCGCGCAGATGCCCGCCGCGGTCCAGGGGCCGCCGCCCGACGCGTTCAGGGTGAACACGATCGCGGCGGCCACCGCGCCGACCAGCGCGACCGCGGACAGGACCGCCCGCAGCAGCAGGGGGCTGCGCGCGGTCAGCGGCTCGTCCCCGCGCGGCTGCTCGTGCGGGTACGGCCCGTGCGACCCGGGGCCGTGCCAGCCGGGGTCCTCCCGGCCGATGCCGTGCCGCTCGGGCTCGTTCCGGCCGGGTTCGCGCCGGTCAGGCTCGTTCCGGTCGGGCCCGTCCGGTCCGGTGCCGCCCACGGCTCACCTGGCGTAGGTGCCGACGAGCGTCGCCGACGCGACGATCTTGTCCTCGACGGCGGTGCGCAGGTCCTCGGCGGTGAAGCCGTCGCGCAGCCCGGACGGCTCCGCCAGCCCGTACAGCCGGAAGAAGTACCGGTGCGGGTCGTCGCCCACCGGGGGCTTCGGCCCGCCGTAGCCCGCGGAGCCGTAGTCGTTGCGCCCGAGGACGGCGCCGGTCGGCCGCTCCCCGGCGTCCAGCCCGGTGGTCACCGGGTCGATGCCGGCGAGCAGCCAGTGCGCGAACGTGCCGGACGGGGCGTCGGGGTCCTCGCACGCCAGGGCCAGCTCCACCACCCGCTCGGGGACGGGCGACCACTCCAGCGGCGGCGAGAGGTCCCCGCTGTCGTGGGAGTAGTCCGACGGCATGAGCGTGTGGTCGCCGAAGGCGGCGCTCCTCAGCGTCATCTCTTCCATGGGGTGCTCGTGCCCCGTGACGCCCGGTCGATGCACGCGCCGTCCCGGTCCCCGCGCTGGTCAGCCCGCGCTGGAGGCCGCCCAGATGTTGATCCCCGCCTCGACGGCGTCCCGGTCGATCGCGGCGAGCTCGTCGGGGGTGAAGTCGAGCCGGTCGAGGGCGGCGAGGTTCTCCTCCAGTTGCGCGACGCTGCTCGCGCCGATCAGCGCCGAGGTGACCCGGCCGTCCCGCAGCGACCAGGCCAGGGCCATCTGGGCGAGCGACTGCCCGCGCGATCCGGCGATCTCGTGGAGGGTGCGGACATGCCGCAGGTTCTCCTCGGTGAGCAGGTCCGTGGACAGCGACGTGCCCCTGCTCGCCCGGGACCCCTCCGGGACGCCGTCGAGGTACTTGCCGGTCAGCATGCCCTGCGCCAGCGGCGAGAACGCGATGCAGCCGGCGCCCTCCCGGTCGAGCGTGTCGAGCAGCCCGCCCTCGATCCAGCGGTTGAGCATCGAGTAGGACGGCTGGTGGATCAGCAGCGGGGTCCCCATCTCGCGCAGGATCGCCGCCGCCTCGGCGGTGCGCTCGGGGGAGTAGGACGAGATCCCCGCGTACAGCGCCTTCCCGGACCGGACGGCCCGGTCCAGCGCCCCCATCGTCTCCTCCAGCGGCGTCTCCGGGTCGAAGCGGTGGCTGTAGAAGATGTCCACGTAGTCGACGCCCATCCGGCGCAGCGACTGGTCCAGGCTCGCGAGCAGGTACTTGCGCGACCCCCATTCGCCGTACGGGCCCGGCCACATGTCGTAGCCCGCCTTGGTCGAGATGATCATCTCGTCCCGGTACGGGGCGAGGTCCTCGCGCAGGATCCGGCCGAAGTTGATCTCCGCGGACCCGTACGGGGGGCCGTAGTTGTTGGCGAGGTCGAAGTGGGTCACGCCGAGGTCGAACGCGCGCCGCAGGATGGCCCGCTGCACGTCCAGCGGCCGGTCGTCGCCGAAGTTGTGCCACAGCCCCAGCGAGATCGCCGGCAGCCGCAGCCCGCTCCGCCCGCACCGCCGGTAGGGGATGCGCTCGTATCGCTCACTGTCTGCCACAAAGGTCATGGCCAGGAGTATTTCAGGACACATGGCTTGCCGAACGCGCCGCCGGTCCGCCATCATCGGCACATGATCTTCAGGAAGGGCGGTCGCCGCCCGGGCCGTTGAGCCCCGCCGAGCCGGTCTGGGAACCGGCCCTCGAAGCCCTGCCGTACCCGCGCCGCATGCGGGAGCTCGCCCTGCGGGCCCGCCGCGCCGCCGGGACCCCCGAACTCCGCGAGGCCCTCGCCGACCTTTCGGCTCGCGGGCCCTGCGAACGCCGGACCGCCCTGCACATCGCCTTGGCAGCGCGCGATCTCCCGTACCTGGAA encodes:
- a CDS encoding SDR family oxidoreductase, which codes for MNVLITGGASGLGAAVARKVADDGGRPLILDRHPPKEDFEHMQADLADRRCAERAVHCLARAAGGLNAVVTAAGIDARGALCEVPAEDWERVVQVNLLGTAAVARAALPYLENEPHGRIVTVASTLGLRAKGDATAYCASTSGVVGFTRALAAETAGKVAVTLVVPGGMDTAFFDDRADKYKPGPETRLSRPEDVAATIAFALAQPSGCEVRELVVCPSEEPSWP
- a CDS encoding glycosyltransferase family 9 protein, which gives rise to MRVLVARQDDMGDVLLAGPAVRAVAERAGEVVLLCGPRGRAAADMLPGVDRVVEWRAPWVDPDHVPVEQADVDRLVRELRGFDRALILTSPHQSPLPLALLLRLAGTPWIGGISEDDPGSLLDLRHRPDPGLPEPLRMLALVEDAGFAAPADTRLAVRGPLPDIDHLTGGPGYMVVHPGTSVPARAWPPGHCAEAVRLLAAAGRRVVVTGHADEKELTARVAGEDGLDLGGRTSLPELASVLRSACAVVAANTGPAHLAAAVGTPVVSLFAPTVPAARWAPFGVPLALLGDQQAPCKDSRARECPVDGHPCLSSVGPDEVAAAVEIVASDEAGPR
- a CDS encoding MFS transporter gives rise to the protein MTQTTDLRGTIPERGSRNGSGGPALAVILLGQFMAILDVNIVNVALPTMRADLHASGAGLQLIVAGYVISYAVLLITGARLGGVAGHRRLYHLGLASFTAASLACGLAPSTGTLVLFRFLQGAGAAMLTPQVMSMIQRDFAGAARARALGFYSAVIAGGTVVGQAAGGLLVGTDLFGAGWRTVFLVNVPIGAALLLAGPRVLPRDEAALRTRPLRTELDLPGLLTLAPAVLLLVVPLIMGHELGWPLWGWAALAASAAFAAAFAAVERRAAAAAGRPLISARVLRAPLLAPACVAIVIAPASWGTFLFTTTLHLQGDLRMSPLESGLAFVPCVTAFGLVGLNWQRLPARWHRRAVPAGFAVAGAGYLFVGPLAGGGLAYEALTVVIGFGLGVMPIVMTTALRHVPPGDAADASGLLLTLMQLAQVIGIATVGTLFLTLAESGGSTRHAEYGTGWALASTVLFGALCALSLTRDRTPARR
- a CDS encoding helix-turn-helix transcriptional regulator: MTSAPAAPRRRTELAAFLRSRRERIGPEDVGMPPGLRRRTPGLRREEVAQLAGVGVTWYTWLEQGRPINASTQVLDAVARTLRLDGAEREHLYRLADVPDAAVEEEAESLPEDVQGILDALVPLPAAVVTARSDILAWNAAYAAIFPHLVNARPCERNTLWKMFTLPPCCNPVVNLEETAPDHVAVFRHRYSRHLDEPGWKDLVRRLQAASPLFAQLWASHDVALPGPSAKVFRHAAVGEIRTRTTSMDITASPNARLVAYTPADEESRDRIGRLLADPGAAATDHRH
- a CDS encoding DUF6343 family protein, whose translation is MGGTGPDGPDRNEPDRREPGRNEPERHGIGREDPGWHGPGSHGPYPHEQPRGDEPLTARSPLLLRAVLSAVALVGAVAAAIVFTLNASGGGPWTAAGICAAVAVIAAVDLVVIARRARH
- a CDS encoding YbhB/YbcL family Raf kinase inhibitor-like protein, yielding MEEMTLRSAAFGDHTLMPSDYSHDSGDLSPPLEWSPVPERVVELALACEDPDAPSGTFAHWLLAGIDPVTTGLDAGERPTGAVLGRNDYGSAGYGGPKPPVGDDPHRYFFRLYGLAEPSGLRDGFTAEDLRTAVEDKIVASATLVGTYAR
- the mgrA gene encoding L-glyceraldehyde 3-phosphate reductase, whose protein sequence is MTFVADSERYERIPYRRCGRSGLRLPAISLGLWHNFGDDRPLDVQRAILRRAFDLGVTHFDLANNYGPPYGSAEINFGRILREDLAPYRDEMIISTKAGYDMWPGPYGEWGSRKYLLASLDQSLRRMGVDYVDIFYSHRFDPETPLEETMGALDRAVRSGKALYAGISSYSPERTAEAAAILREMGTPLLIHQPSYSMLNRWIEGGLLDTLDREGAGCIAFSPLAQGMLTGKYLDGVPEGSRASRGTSLSTDLLTEENLRHVRTLHEIAGSRGQSLAQMALAWSLRDGRVTSALIGASSVAQLEENLAALDRLDFTPDELAAIDRDAVEAGINIWAASSAG